The following proteins are encoded in a genomic region of Pelagicoccus enzymogenes:
- the eno gene encoding phosphopyruvate hydratase: MTTDIIDINAREILDSRGNPTVEVDVILASGIIGRAAVPSGASTGEHEALELRDGDKGRYLGKGVSKAVDNIHELILPEIEGMDACDQVAIDKAMLELDGTKTKSKLGANAILGVSLAVAKAAAQASGLELYQYIGGPNAKTLPVPMMNIINGGSHSDAPIAFQEFMIRPVGAPSFKEGLRMGAEVFHALKAIFKKRGLSTAVGDEGGFAPTLDGTEDALDSILQAIKDAGYKPGRKEDGGDVSIALDCASSEFFKDGLYDYTKFEGEGAAKRNSDEQAAYLKELCDKYPIDSIEDGMDENDWDGWVAVTKLIGDSVQLVGDDLFVTNVDYLSKGIKLGAGNSILIKVNQIGTLTETLDAIEMAHRAGYTSVTSHRSGETEDATIADLAVATNSGQIKTGSLSRSDRIAKYNQLLRIEEQLGENARYGI, encoded by the coding sequence ATGACGACTGATATCATAGACATCAACGCACGCGAGATCCTCGACTCACGCGGCAACCCAACAGTCGAAGTCGACGTAATACTCGCTTCTGGAATCATCGGCCGCGCAGCCGTACCATCGGGAGCCAGCACCGGCGAGCACGAAGCACTCGAGCTCCGCGACGGAGACAAGGGTCGCTACCTCGGCAAGGGCGTCAGCAAGGCCGTTGACAACATCCACGAGCTCATCCTTCCAGAAATCGAAGGCATGGACGCTTGCGACCAGGTCGCCATCGACAAGGCCATGCTCGAGCTCGACGGCACCAAGACTAAGAGCAAGCTCGGAGCCAACGCCATCCTCGGCGTGTCCCTCGCAGTCGCCAAGGCCGCTGCTCAAGCTTCCGGACTCGAACTTTACCAGTACATCGGCGGACCAAACGCCAAGACCCTGCCCGTTCCGATGATGAACATCATCAACGGCGGTTCCCACTCCGACGCTCCTATCGCCTTCCAGGAATTCATGATCCGTCCCGTGGGCGCTCCTTCCTTCAAGGAAGGCCTCCGCATGGGCGCTGAAGTTTTCCACGCCCTCAAGGCAATCTTCAAGAAGCGCGGGCTATCCACGGCAGTGGGTGACGAAGGCGGTTTCGCCCCTACCCTCGACGGCACCGAAGACGCCCTCGACTCCATCCTCCAAGCCATCAAGGACGCCGGCTACAAGCCAGGTCGCAAGGAAGACGGCGGCGACGTATCCATCGCCCTCGACTGCGCTTCTTCCGAGTTCTTCAAGGACGGCCTCTACGACTACACCAAGTTCGAAGGCGAAGGAGCTGCCAAACGCAACTCCGACGAGCAAGCAGCATACCTCAAGGAACTCTGCGACAAGTACCCGATCGACTCCATCGAAGACGGCATGGACGAAAACGACTGGGATGGCTGGGTAGCCGTAACCAAGCTCATCGGCGACTCCGTACAGCTCGTGGGTGACGACCTTTTCGTAACCAACGTCGACTATCTCTCCAAGGGCATCAAGCTCGGCGCCGGCAACTCCATCCTCATCAAGGTCAACCAAATCGGTACCCTCACCGAGACCCTCGACGCCATCGAGATGGCTCACCGCGCCGGCTACACTTCCGTTACTTCCCACCGTTCCGGTGAAACGGAAGACGCGACCATCGCCGACCTCGCCGTTGCCACAAACTCCGGCCAGATCAAGACAGGTTCGCTCAGCCGCTCCGACCGTATCGCCAAGTACAACCAGCTCCTCCGCATCGAAGAGCAGCTCGGCGAAAACGCTCGCTACGGCATCTAG